One stretch of Roseovarius mucosus DNA includes these proteins:
- a CDS encoding ABC transporter permease, whose protein sequence is MRRLTWFNATSLTLGFAFLYLPMIILITYSFNESKLVTVWAGFSTKWYGELLSNQSFLDAAWVTVKVAVASSTIATILGTMAALVLVRAGRFYGRTLFSGMIYAPLVMPEVITGLSLLLLFIGIGLDRGIFTIILAHTTFSMCFVSVVVSSRLVTFDRSLEEAALDLGCSHFDAFRLVTLPIIAPAVISGWLLAFTLSLDDLVIASFTAGPSATTLPIKIWSAVRLGVSPEINALSTIMIGIVAVGVISASLITKRASLRQQADERAAVRA, encoded by the coding sequence ATGAGACGGCTCACATGGTTCAACGCCACCTCGCTGACGCTTGGTTTTGCCTTTCTCTACCTGCCGATGATCATCCTGATCACCTATAGCTTCAACGAGTCCAAGTTGGTCACGGTCTGGGCCGGGTTCTCGACCAAATGGTACGGTGAATTGCTCAGCAACCAGTCTTTCCTTGATGCCGCTTGGGTGACGGTCAAGGTGGCGGTGGCCTCTTCTACCATCGCAACGATCTTGGGCACTATGGCGGCCCTCGTTTTGGTCCGCGCTGGGCGCTTTTATGGGCGCACACTGTTTTCCGGTATGATCTATGCCCCATTGGTCATGCCAGAGGTGATCACTGGCCTGTCGTTGCTGCTTCTATTCATCGGGATTGGTCTTGATCGCGGAATTTTTACCATCATCCTCGCGCATACTACCTTTTCGATGTGTTTCGTTTCTGTCGTTGTCTCGTCGCGGCTTGTGACCTTTGATCGCTCTCTGGAAGAAGCGGCGCTTGATCTGGGTTGCTCGCATTTTGACGCCTTCCGCCTTGTCACGCTGCCGATCATCGCGCCTGCGGTTATCTCGGGCTGGCTTTTGGCATTTACCCTGTCGCTTGATGACCTCGTGATCGCCAGCTTTACTGCTGGTCCTTCGGCAACCACCCTTCCGATCAAGATTTGGTCGGCGGTGCGCCTTGGGGTGTCGCCCGAGATCAATGCGCTCTCGACCATCATGATTGGCATTGTCGCTGTCGGCGTGATTTCTGCCTCGCTGATTACCAAACGTGCCTCCCTGCGCCAGCAGGCTGACGAACGCGCCGCCGTGCGCGCATGA
- a CDS encoding polyamine ABC transporter substrate-binding protein gives MMRNLILTTTAAVALGAFAAQAQEVRVYNWSDYIDEELLTKFEADTGLKLIYDVFDSNEVLETKMLAGGSGYDVVVPSGTFLQRQIQAGAFQKLDLSKLPNHANMWDVVSSRTAQYDPDNAYSINYMWGTTGIGANVGKVKELLGEDAPLDSLELVLNPDNMAKLAECGVHFLDAPAEMIPMALKYIGEDPNSHDPDVIGKVEDVLMAVRPHIQKFNSSEYINALANGDICVAVGWSGDILQARDRAAEADNGVEIVYNAPKEGAQMWFDQMAIPVDAPNPEGAHVFLNFIMDAQNMAAASNYVYYANGNKASQEFLIEDVIGDPAIYPSEEALNNLFTTTPYDAGVQRTVTRLWTKIKSGT, from the coding sequence ATGATGCGAAATCTGATACTGACCACAACAGCCGCTGTCGCGCTTGGCGCTTTTGCCGCGCAGGCCCAAGAAGTAAGGGTGTATAACTGGTCTGATTACATCGACGAAGAGTTGCTGACAAAGTTCGAGGCAGATACGGGCCTCAAGTTGATCTATGACGTCTTCGACAGCAACGAGGTTTTGGAAACCAAAATGCTCGCAGGTGGTTCGGGCTATGACGTTGTTGTGCCATCTGGCACCTTCCTGCAGCGTCAGATTCAGGCTGGTGCGTTCCAGAAACTGGACCTCTCCAAGCTTCCGAACCATGCCAACATGTGGGATGTAGTGAGCAGCCGCACGGCTCAGTACGACCCTGATAACGCCTATTCCATCAACTACATGTGGGGCACCACCGGCATCGGCGCGAATGTCGGAAAGGTCAAGGAATTGCTTGGTGAGGATGCACCGCTCGATAGCCTCGAACTGGTGCTGAACCCCGACAACATGGCCAAGCTGGCAGAATGCGGCGTGCACTTCCTTGATGCGCCCGCCGAGATGATCCCGATGGCCCTGAAATACATCGGTGAAGACCCCAACAGCCATGATCCCGATGTGATTGGCAAGGTCGAGGACGTGCTGATGGCTGTGCGTCCGCATATCCAGAAATTCAACAGCTCAGAATATATCAACGCGCTCGCCAATGGCGATATCTGTGTGGCTGTTGGTTGGTCCGGCGATATTCTTCAGGCGCGTGACCGCGCGGCAGAGGCCGACAATGGCGTCGAGATCGTCTACAACGCGCCCAAAGAAGGGGCGCAGATGTGGTTTGACCAAATGGCGATCCCGGTCGATGCCCCCAATCCCGAAGGCGCGCATGTGTTCCTGAACTTCATCATGGACGCACAGAACATGGCCGCCGCGTCGAACTATGTCTATTACGCGAATGGTAACAAGGCGAGCCAAGAGTTTCTGATCGAAGATGTGATTGGCGACCCGGCGATCTATCCGTCGGAAGAGGCGTTGAACAACCTCTTCACAACCACGCCTTATGACGCTGGCGTGCAGCGGACCGTGACCCGCCTCTGGACCAAGATCAAGTCTGGCACCTGA
- a CDS encoding aspartate aminotransferase family protein, whose amino-acid sequence MTMITNHMPTAELQALDAAHHMHPFTHGNQLSAKGARIITRAKGVTLTDSEGHEILDGMGGLWCVNIGYGRKELADVAARQMMELPFYNTFFQTSHVPAIALSAKLAELAPEGFNHVFYAGSGSEANDTNLRMVRTYWAQLGEPERNVVISRKNAYHGSSVGSGSLGGMSGIHAQGGLPIPNIYHIDQPHWYAEGGDSDPEAFGLERARQLEAKIEELGAHRVAAFIAEPVQGAGGVIIPPDSYWPEIQRICDKYGILLIADEVICGFGRTGNWFGSQTYDIRPDIMTIAKGLSSGYAPIGGSLVSDRVAKVINACEFNHGYTYSGHPVSCAVALENLRILEEEKIIERVAHDTGPYLQEKWNSLAEHPMVGETRIIGMMGSLALTPHKASRAKFASEPGTAGYICRERCFANNLVMRHVGDRMIISPPLVISKSEIDTLIERAWISLDQAEKQIRDEGLMKAAA is encoded by the coding sequence ATGACGATGATCACCAACCATATGCCGACCGCAGAGTTGCAGGCGCTGGACGCCGCACACCACATGCACCCCTTTACCCATGGCAATCAACTGAGCGCCAAAGGCGCACGGATCATCACCCGAGCCAAAGGCGTGACCCTGACCGACAGCGAGGGGCATGAGATCCTCGACGGTATGGGCGGGCTTTGGTGCGTGAATATCGGCTATGGGCGCAAAGAGCTGGCAGATGTCGCAGCGCGGCAGATGATGGAATTGCCGTTCTACAACACGTTTTTCCAGACGAGCCATGTGCCCGCCATTGCGCTCTCGGCCAAGCTGGCAGAGCTGGCACCGGAGGGGTTCAACCATGTGTTCTATGCTGGGTCCGGATCTGAGGCGAATGATACCAACCTGCGCATGGTCCGTACCTATTGGGCGCAGTTGGGCGAGCCCGAGCGCAACGTGGTCATCAGCCGCAAGAATGCCTATCACGGCTCTAGCGTGGGCAGCGGCAGTCTTGGGGGCATGTCCGGCATTCACGCACAGGGCGGCCTACCTATTCCCAACATCTACCATATCGACCAGCCGCATTGGTATGCCGAGGGCGGCGATAGCGACCCCGAGGCATTCGGTCTGGAACGCGCCCGACAGTTGGAGGCCAAGATCGAGGAATTGGGCGCGCACCGCGTCGCCGCATTCATCGCAGAGCCAGTGCAGGGCGCGGGTGGCGTGATCATTCCGCCCGACAGCTATTGGCCCGAGATTCAGCGGATTTGCGATAAATACGGCATCCTCTTGATTGCAGACGAAGTGATCTGTGGGTTTGGCCGCACCGGCAACTGGTTCGGTAGCCAGACCTATGACATCCGTCCCGATATCATGACCATCGCCAAGGGTCTGAGTTCTGGGTATGCACCGATTGGCGGCTCTCTTGTGTCGGATCGGGTGGCCAAGGTGATCAACGCCTGCGAATTCAACCACGGCTACACCTATTCGGGGCACCCAGTGTCCTGTGCCGTTGCATTAGAGAACCTGCGCATTCTCGAAGAGGAAAAGATCATCGAGCGCGTGGCGCATGACACCGGGCCGTATCTCCAAGAAAAGTGGAACTCTCTGGCAGAGCATCCGATGGTGGGCGAAACCCGGATTATCGGCATGATGGGGTCGCTGGCGCTGACCCCGCACAAAGCGAGCCGCGCCAAATTTGCGTCCGAGCCGGGCACCGCAGGCTATATCTGTCGCGAGCGGTGTTTTGCCAATAATCTGGTGATGCGCCATGTAGGCGACCGTATGATCATATCGCCGCCACTTGTGATCTCGAAGTCCGAAATCGACACGCTGATCGAACGGGCGTGGATATCGCTCGATCAAGCGGAAAAGCAAATCCGCGATGAAGGCTTGATGAAGGCCGCCGCCTGA
- a CDS encoding GntR family transcriptional regulator → MTTAAQKFSTIDGDLTRLPAHELIYRQLRDLVLFGDLAPGEAVTIQGLSERLGAGMTPVREAIRRLIAEGALEFQGNRRVSVPLLTADNISELIYARQWLDPYLTLRATERASLEDLDWLAGLDDELDRAILRGDLRAYLELNYRFHKRLYEIAQAPILADVADGLWLRFGPSLRVVCGRMGTQNLPDKHKDMLAAMHARDAEAAARAIREDVIQGMEQVRHSLERSGALY, encoded by the coding sequence ATGACCACCGCCGCACAGAAATTCAGCACGATCGACGGGGATTTAACGCGCCTTCCGGCGCATGAGTTGATCTATCGGCAATTGCGCGATCTGGTCTTGTTTGGTGATTTGGCACCGGGAGAGGCCGTAACTATCCAAGGACTCTCGGAACGTTTGGGCGCAGGGATGACCCCCGTGCGCGAGGCCATACGCCGCCTGATTGCGGAGGGCGCGCTAGAATTTCAAGGCAATCGCCGGGTCTCTGTGCCGCTGTTGACGGCCGATAACATCAGCGAATTGATTTATGCGCGACAATGGCTTGATCCCTATCTGACGCTGCGCGCGACCGAGCGGGCGAGCCTAGAGGATCTGGATTGGCTTGCGGGTCTGGACGACGAGCTGGATCGCGCGATTCTACGCGGTGATTTGCGCGCTTACCTAGAACTGAACTATCGCTTCCACAAACGGCTGTATGAAATCGCACAGGCGCCTATTTTGGCTGATGTGGCCGATGGGCTCTGGCTTCGGTTTGGGCCATCGCTCCGCGTGGTTTGCGGGCGCATGGGCACGCAGAACCTGCCAGACAAGCACAAGGATATGCTCGCCGCGATGCATGCCCGCGATGCAGAGGCCGCCGCCCGCGCCATTCGCGAGGACGTGATCCAAGGAATGGAACAAGTTCGCCATTCCCTAGAGCGATCGGGCGCGCTCTACTGA
- the msrB gene encoding peptide-methionine (R)-S-oxide reductase MsrB, which yields MTQYLKTSEKIAALSPEQFRITQKNGTEHPGTGKYLHNKEPGIYVDVVSGEPLFASSDKYESGCGWPSFTKPLEPAHVKELHDFTLGMIRTEVRSAHGDSHLGHVFPDGPRDRGGLRYCINSASLRFIHRDDMEAEGYGAYLDQVEDVT from the coding sequence TTGACCCAATATCTCAAGACGTCGGAAAAAATCGCGGCCCTCAGCCCCGAGCAATTCCGGATAACACAAAAGAACGGAACGGAGCATCCCGGAACCGGCAAATACCTGCACAACAAAGAGCCAGGGATTTACGTGGATGTCGTAAGCGGGGAGCCGCTTTTTGCCAGTTCGGATAAATACGAGTCCGGTTGTGGCTGGCCGAGCTTTACCAAGCCGCTGGAGCCTGCGCATGTCAAGGAGTTGCATGATTTCACCCTTGGTATGATCCGGACCGAAGTGCGCAGCGCTCATGGCGACAGCCATCTTGGTCATGTTTTTCCAGACGGTCCGCGCGACCGCGGGGGCTTGCGCTATTGCATCAACTCAGCGAGCCTGCGATTCATACATCGTGACGACATGGAAGCAGAGGGATACGGGGCGTATCTTGATCAGGTGGAGGATGTGACATGA
- a CDS encoding ABC transporter ATP-binding protein, producing MAQVVFEPWNDPKAKPLIQFKGVTKRFGDFTAIDNQTFDIYEREFFALLGPSGCGKTTMMRMLAGFEKPTEGKIILAGQDLAPIPPNKRSVNMMFQSYALFPHLSVWENIAFGLKRDGKPKDEIAARVDEMLKLTRLQQFAKRKPHQISGGQRQRVALARSLAKAPKLLLLDEPLGALDAKLRQATQFELMDIQEKTGTTFVIVTHDQEEAMTVASRVAVMDNGRIIQADTPARIYELPNSVYVADFIGEVTIIPGTARKSGEGYEIAYAEGMKPLYAETETAFDNGETCHIALRPEKVAISAEQPADRRNAVQGKIIDIAYLGNLSTYHVALPNGQMIKAQTANTRRLSRRGFTWEDTVWLSWTDTAAVLLKG from the coding sequence ATGGCACAAGTTGTTTTCGAGCCTTGGAATGATCCCAAGGCAAAGCCGCTTATCCAATTCAAAGGCGTGACCAAGCGGTTTGGTGATTTTACCGCGATCGACAACCAGACATTCGACATCTACGAACGCGAGTTCTTTGCATTGCTTGGCCCTTCGGGCTGCGGCAAGACGACGATGATGCGCATGTTAGCGGGGTTTGAAAAGCCGACCGAAGGCAAGATTATCCTAGCCGGTCAAGACCTTGCGCCGATCCCCCCAAACAAGCGCTCTGTGAACATGATGTTTCAGTCCTATGCGCTGTTTCCGCATTTGTCGGTCTGGGAAAACATCGCCTTTGGTCTCAAGCGCGATGGCAAGCCAAAGGACGAAATCGCCGCCCGTGTTGACGAAATGCTCAAGCTGACGCGCCTGCAACAATTCGCCAAGCGCAAGCCGCATCAGATTTCTGGCGGCCAGCGTCAGCGCGTGGCCCTTGCGCGCAGCCTTGCCAAGGCACCCAAACTACTTTTGCTCGATGAACCGCTTGGCGCTCTTGATGCGAAACTGCGTCAGGCGACCCAGTTCGAGCTGATGGACATCCAAGAGAAAACTGGCACCACATTCGTGATCGTGACTCACGATCAAGAAGAGGCGATGACCGTAGCTAGCCGCGTGGCGGTGATGGACAATGGCCGTATCATTCAGGCCGACACACCCGCGCGCATCTATGAGTTGCCGAATTCCGTTTACGTGGCCGATTTTATTGGCGAGGTCACGATCATCCCCGGCACCGCCCGCAAATCTGGGGAAGGGTATGAAATCGCCTATGCCGAAGGCATGAAGCCGCTTTATGCCGAAACAGAGACCGCCTTTGACAATGGCGAGACCTGTCATATCGCACTTCGCCCTGAAAAAGTGGCAATCAGCGCCGAACAACCGGCTGACCGCCGCAATGCCGTGCAGGGCAAGATCATCGACATCGCCTATCTTGGCAATCTCTCGACCTATCACGTGGCCCTGCCCAATGGTCAGATGATCAAGGCGCAAACCGCCAATACGCGCCGCCTGTCCCGGCGTGGCTTTACTTGGGAAGACACCGTCTGGCTGTCGTGGACCGACACCGCCGCCGTGCTCTTGAAAGGGTAG
- the msrA gene encoding peptide-methionine (S)-S-oxide reductase MsrA, with protein MSERAVLAGGCFWGMQDLIRKLPGVISTSVGYTGGDVANATYRNHGTHAEGIEIFFDPARISYRRLLEFFFQIHDPTTMNRQGNDIGLSYRSAIYYCNDAQKAEALRTIADVEASGIWPGKVVTEVEPVGEFWEAEPEHQDYLKRFPQGYTCHFPRADWVLPRKAAETDA; from the coding sequence ATGAGCGAACGCGCTGTTTTGGCGGGGGGTTGTTTCTGGGGCATGCAGGATCTGATCCGCAAGCTGCCCGGCGTAATCTCAACCAGCGTGGGGTATACGGGCGGGGATGTGGCGAATGCGACCTATCGCAATCACGGAACCCATGCAGAAGGAATCGAGATTTTCTTTGATCCGGCGCGCATCAGCTATCGCCGGTTGCTCGAGTTCTTCTTTCAGATCCATGATCCGACCACGATGAACCGGCAGGGCAATGATATCGGGCTCAGCTATCGGTCTGCTATCTACTATTGCAATGATGCGCAAAAGGCCGAAGCGCTGCGCACGATTGCCGATGTCGAGGCCAGCGGCATTTGGCCCGGCAAAGTGGTGACAGAGGTGGAGCCAGTTGGCGAGTTCTGGGAGGCGGAGCCAGAGCATCAGGATTATCTCAAACGCTTCCCTCAGGGCTATACTTGTCACTTCCCACGCGCGGATTGGGTGCTGCCCCGAAAGGCCGCAGAAACCGACGCTTAA
- a CDS encoding ABC transporter permease subunit produces MRRFALIFLPYIWLLALFLVPFLIVFKISLSDIATAIPPYTPTLEFSQGWESIKTFFSALDFDNFLFLTTDDLYWKAYISSLQIAFFATLLTLLVGYPIAYGMANAPDHWRPTLMMLVILPFWTSFLIRVYSWMGILSTEGYLNQVLLKLGFISEPLIILNTPTAVYIGIVYTYLPFMILPIYSALERMDGSLLEAAEDLGCSRMKAFWLITVPLSKTGIIAGCFLVFIPVIGEFVIPSLLGGSQTLMIGKVLWEEFFNNRDWPVASAVAVVLLLILIIPIVLFQRNEQKQREAEE; encoded by the coding sequence ATGCGCCGCTTTGCCCTGATATTCCTGCCATATATCTGGCTTCTGGCGCTGTTTCTGGTGCCGTTCCTGATCGTATTCAAGATCAGCCTGAGCGATATCGCCACAGCCATTCCGCCCTATACCCCAACCTTGGAGTTCTCGCAGGGTTGGGAGAGCATCAAGACGTTTTTCAGCGCGCTTGATTTTGACAATTTCCTCTTTTTGACGACCGATGATCTTTATTGGAAGGCGTATATTTCTTCACTCCAGATCGCCTTTTTTGCTACTCTTCTCACGCTGTTGGTTGGGTATCCGATAGCCTATGGCATGGCCAACGCACCTGATCACTGGCGCCCGACCTTGATGATGCTCGTGATCCTGCCGTTTTGGACCAGTTTTCTCATCCGGGTTTACTCTTGGATGGGTATTCTTTCGACCGAAGGTTATCTCAATCAGGTGCTCTTGAAACTCGGCTTTATCTCTGAGCCGTTGATCATCCTCAACACGCCCACGGCAGTTTACATCGGCATTGTCTACACCTACCTGCCGTTCATGATCCTTCCGATTTATTCCGCGCTCGAGCGGATGGATGGTTCCCTGCTTGAAGCGGCCGAGGATCTTGGCTGTTCGAGAATGAAGGCATTTTGGCTGATCACGGTGCCCCTGTCGAAGACCGGTATCATCGCGGGCTGCTTTCTTGTGTTCATCCCAGTCATTGGCGAGTTCGTTATTCCCTCCCTCTTGGGCGGATCGCAGACCCTGATGATCGGCAAGGTCCTGTGGGAGGAGTTCTTTAATAACCGTGACTGGCCTGTGGCCAGTGCCGTGGCAGTTGTTCTTTTGCTGATCCTGATCATCCCTATCGTGCTCTTTCAACGTAACGAGCAAAAACAGCGGGAGGCCGAAGAATGA
- a CDS encoding DMT family transporter produces the protein MRPLTGISLKLISVMLFITMSSLIKATAAHVPPGEAVFFRSFFAIPVILVWLTLRGDLRTGLKATSPLNHFWRGFVGTAAMGLSFAALGMLPLPEVTALGYAAPLLVVVFAAMFLNEQVGVVRIGAVALGLGGVLIVLAPRLTALSGPTVETVQAVGAMLALTGAICAALAQIYVRKLVQTEETSAIVFYFSVTSTVLSFLTIPFGWVMPTGPELGLLVLAGLLGGLGQIFLTSSYRFADASVVAPFDYASILFALGIGYFIFDEVPTRAMLTGASLVILAGILIIWRERQLGIRRNKARSARTPE, from the coding sequence ATGCGCCCTCTGACGGGAATATCGCTCAAACTTATTTCGGTGATGCTCTTCATCACCATGTCATCGCTGATCAAGGCCACGGCGGCGCATGTGCCGCCGGGCGAAGCCGTGTTTTTTCGCTCTTTCTTTGCCATCCCAGTGATTCTCGTGTGGTTGACGCTGAGAGGGGATCTGCGCACAGGGCTCAAGGCCACTTCACCACTCAATCATTTTTGGCGGGGCTTTGTAGGCACAGCCGCAATGGGGCTTAGTTTCGCCGCCTTGGGCATGCTGCCGCTACCCGAGGTGACGGCGCTTGGGTATGCCGCGCCGCTTTTGGTTGTGGTTTTTGCAGCGATGTTTCTCAACGAGCAGGTCGGCGTTGTCCGGATTGGCGCGGTAGCGCTTGGTCTTGGGGGGGTGCTGATCGTTTTGGCACCACGCCTGACGGCACTGAGCGGGCCAACAGTAGAGACCGTGCAAGCGGTCGGCGCGATGCTGGCCCTGACGGGGGCAATCTGTGCGGCGCTTGCGCAGATTTATGTGCGCAAACTGGTCCAGACCGAAGAAACCAGCGCGATTGTGTTCTATTTCTCGGTCACGTCGACGGTGCTGTCCTTTCTGACTATTCCGTTCGGCTGGGTCATGCCGACCGGACCGGAGCTTGGGCTGCTTGTTCTGGCGGGGTTGCTTGGCGGGTTGGGCCAGATCTTTCTGACCTCCTCATATCGCTTTGCCGACGCCAGCGTAGTGGCTCCGTTCGACTATGCCTCAATCCTGTTTGCGCTTGGCATTGGCTATTTCATCTTTGACGAAGTGCCAACGCGCGCCATGCTGACAGGCGCATCACTGGTTATTCTGGCGGGAATTCTCATCATCTGGCGCGAGCGGCAATTGGGCATAAGGCGCAACAAAGCGCGCTCTGCCCGTACTCCAGAATAG
- a CDS encoding YeeE/YedE family protein produces MLESLIDRFGDGAVLAMAGALVGVLFGAAAQHSRFCLRAASIEVAERRFGPRLSIWLIAFSAGVTSVQGAIALGLLDVSEARPLAATGSMSGAIIGGLMFGAGMILARGCASRLLVLSATGNLRAIITGLVLTLVAQSALRGVLAPSREALASLWLMPGGEARNILSLLGMSPGMAALIAALVLAAGCFLAFQRDVRFSHALAAALVGCAVGLGWLLTYAIAQTSFEVVEISSVTFTGPSTDTLMGLVNSTSLPLGFGVGLVPGVFTGAATMAILTREWKIERFGPDTPMERYLIGAALMGFGSMLAGGCAVGAGMSGGAIFALTAWVAVTCMWIGAMATHLMLTGRVLRPATS; encoded by the coding sequence ATGCTTGAATCCTTGATAGACAGATTTGGCGACGGGGCGGTTCTGGCCATGGCGGGCGCTCTGGTCGGCGTGCTCTTTGGTGCCGCCGCCCAACATTCCCGGTTTTGTCTGCGTGCCGCCTCAATCGAGGTGGCAGAACGCAGGTTCGGGCCACGCCTCTCGATCTGGCTTATCGCGTTTTCGGCTGGTGTCACCTCGGTGCAAGGGGCAATTGCGCTTGGCCTGCTTGACGTTTCAGAGGCGCGACCACTGGCAGCCACGGGCAGTATGTCGGGGGCCATTATCGGTGGCCTGATGTTCGGGGCGGGCATGATCCTTGCGCGCGGTTGTGCCAGCCGTTTGCTTGTGCTCTCTGCTACCGGCAACTTGCGCGCCATTATAACCGGCCTTGTCCTGACGCTCGTGGCGCAATCGGCGCTGCGGGGTGTTCTGGCCCCCTCGCGTGAGGCATTGGCAAGCCTTTGGCTGATGCCAGGGGGTGAGGCGCGCAATATCCTGTCACTCCTCGGTATGAGCCCGGGCATGGCGGCACTGATCGCGGCACTGGTTCTGGCGGCGGGGTGTTTTCTAGCGTTTCAGCGCGACGTGCGCTTCAGCCACGCCCTTGCCGCCGCTTTGGTTGGCTGTGCGGTGGGTCTTGGCTGGCTGCTGACCTATGCCATTGCCCAGACCTCGTTCGAGGTGGTCGAAATCTCCTCTGTTACCTTTACGGGCCCGTCCACAGATACGCTGATGGGATTGGTCAACAGCACCAGCCTACCGCTTGGTTTTGGTGTGGGCCTTGTGCCGGGGGTGTTTACCGGTGCCGCCACCATGGCCATCCTAACCCGCGAATGGAAGATCGAGCGATTTGGTCCCGACACCCCGATGGAGCGTTATCTGATCGGGGCTGCGCTGATGGGTTTTGGCAGCATGCTCGCGGGTGGCTGTGCGGTGGGTGCGGGCATGTCGGGTGGGGCGATATTCGCTCTGACTGCATGGGTGGCCGTGACCTGCATGTGGATCGGTGCAATGGCCACGCATCTCATGCTGACCGGGCGCGTGTTGCGCCCGGCCACATCGTAA
- a CDS encoding NAD(P)/FAD-dependent oxidoreductase: MSRVFPAHTYGEGPRERGYWQTTADRPDYPTAEGTITCDVAVIGAGFTGLSAALHLAEAGQDVRVFEAQTPAWGASGRNGGFCCLGGSAASDAMLRKMHGESARREYRQSEVEAVRLTRSLIDTHGIRPDVHSDGETVLAHTVKAAAGFADRAVRIKADYGVTPTLIPGSELTQMGMKGPFYAALTTPLGVALNPFKYTIGLAGAASRAGARIYAHSPVTGIRQTNSFTLTTPKAQITARRLIVATNGYSSDDLPGWMRGRYIPTQSNVIVTRPLTEAELADQGWTTRQMCYDDRFFLHYFRLMPDNRMLFGMRGGLFSSPGFDVRMHRTIRRHFEAMFPAWRHVETPYSWNGLLSLAPDLTPYAGPILDMPGAFTGLSYHGNGVAMASYAGAILADLAMNRTPRTLYPEIMAKPPGKWPLGRFRRAMLWPPYALATLTGG; the protein is encoded by the coding sequence ATGAGTCGGGTATTTCCGGCCCATACCTATGGTGAAGGGCCAAGAGAGCGTGGCTATTGGCAAACCACGGCAGACCGGCCTGATTACCCTACCGCAGAGGGAACGATCACCTGCGATGTTGCAGTGATTGGCGCAGGGTTCACCGGGCTTTCCGCTGCTTTGCATCTTGCTGAGGCGGGGCAAGATGTGCGTGTGTTCGAGGCGCAGACGCCCGCATGGGGTGCCTCTGGGCGAAATGGCGGCTTCTGCTGCCTTGGTGGCTCTGCGGCGTCGGATGCCATGCTCCGCAAGATGCACGGCGAATCCGCGCGCCGCGAATACCGCCAGAGCGAGGTTGAAGCGGTGCGCTTGACCCGCTCCTTGATCGACACCCACGGGATCAGGCCGGATGTTCATTCCGACGGTGAAACGGTGCTTGCTCACACCGTCAAAGCCGCCGCAGGCTTTGCTGACCGCGCCGTCCGGATCAAAGCCGATTATGGGGTTACACCCACGCTGATCCCCGGCTCTGAGTTGACCCAAATGGGGATGAAAGGCCCGTTCTACGCGGCGCTTACGACTCCTCTTGGCGTGGCCCTCAACCCGTTTAAATACACAATCGGTCTTGCCGGTGCCGCAAGCCGGGCAGGCGCACGGATTTACGCCCACTCACCTGTGACCGGCATTCGACAGACCAACAGCTTTACTCTCACAACCCCAAAGGCACAGATCACCGCTCGCCGTCTGATCGTCGCCACCAATGGGTATTCATCGGACGATCTGCCGGGTTGGATGCGTGGGCGCTATATACCCACACAGTCCAACGTCATCGTCACCCGCCCCCTGACCGAGGCAGAGCTGGCTGACCAAGGCTGGACCACGCGGCAAATGTGCTATGATGACCGTTTTTTTCTGCATTATTTTCGCCTGATGCCTGACAACCGCATGCTCTTTGGTATGCGCGGGGGCCTTTTCAGTTCGCCGGGATTCGATGTCCGCATGCATCGCACGATCCGGCGGCATTTCGAGGCGATGTTTCCGGCGTGGCGCCATGTCGAGACACCATATAGCTGGAATGGGCTGCTCTCATTGGCCCCGGATTTAACGCCCTACGCCGGGCCGATTCTGGATATGCCGGGTGCCTTCACCGGCCTGAGCTATCACGGCAATGGTGTGGCAATGGCAAGCTATGCTGGCGCGATCCTGGCCGATCTGGCGATGAACCGCACCCCCCGCACCCTCTATCCCGAAATCATGGCCAAACCGCCGGGCAAATGGCCCTTGGGCCGTTTTCGCCGCGCGATGCTGTGGCCACCTTATGCGCTGGCGACACTCACCGGAGGCTGA